In the Salinisphaera sp. T31B1 genome, one interval contains:
- a CDS encoding ferritin-like domain-containing protein: MDIDLEKMLAKVKASQWALADIDWDAPGAERITDEQWPQLKAFMSDLMWIEHVGARGFAAMARKAEDPVLKEMYSYFHAEEQRHANAEMALMRRWGMLEDDELPLPNINLRLVIDWLDTQADRMPLEVLGSVIPMLEVALDGALCTFLLEQVDDPVCHDAFRRINDDEARHLGVGFHVLEMQGHGQAYRLLLNFLGTVLNPRLIVGIATYLPLLSRMRDNVAAMGLPEEKLYRAMKKYERIGGRTADGRRNPWFQLISRHGRLVVDRRNRVYHAPVDVLVRLTDYYPRALLRPIPSWVRELTYRPAA, from the coding sequence ATGGATATCGATCTCGAGAAGATGTTGGCCAAGGTCAAGGCCAGCCAGTGGGCATTGGCGGATATCGACTGGGATGCCCCGGGCGCGGAACGGATCACCGATGAGCAATGGCCGCAGCTCAAGGCCTTCATGTCGGACCTGATGTGGATCGAGCATGTCGGGGCGCGCGGATTCGCTGCCATGGCGCGCAAGGCCGAGGATCCGGTGCTCAAGGAGATGTACAGCTACTTTCATGCCGAGGAGCAGCGTCATGCGAACGCCGAAATGGCGTTGATGCGGCGCTGGGGCATGCTCGAGGACGACGAGCTTCCGTTGCCCAACATCAATCTGCGTCTGGTCATCGACTGGCTGGATACGCAGGCCGACCGCATGCCGCTGGAAGTCCTCGGCTCGGTGATTCCCATGCTGGAGGTTGCGCTCGACGGTGCGCTGTGCACGTTCTTGCTGGAGCAGGTCGACGACCCGGTCTGTCATGACGCCTTCCGACGCATCAACGATGACGAGGCGCGGCATCTGGGCGTGGGTTTTCATGTTCTGGAGATGCAGGGTCATGGTCAGGCCTATCGACTGCTGCTCAATTTCCTCGGTACCGTGCTCAACCCGCGCTTGATCGTGGGTATTGCGACCTATCTGCCGCTGCTCAGTCGCATGCGCGACAATGTCGCGGCCATGGGCTTGCCCGAGGAAAAGCTCTACCGCGCCATGAAGAAATACGAGCGTATTGGCGGGCGCACCGCCGACGGTCGGCGCAATCCGTGGTTCCAGTTGATCAGCCGCCACGGCCGACTGGTGGTCGATCGCCGCAACCGTGTCTATCACGCGCCGGTCGATGTGCTGGTCCGGCTCACCGACTACTATCCGCGCGCGCTGCTACGGCCGATTCCGAGCTGGGTACGCGAGCTGACCTACCGGCCTGCGGCATGA